The Apium graveolens cultivar Ventura chromosome 10, ASM990537v1, whole genome shotgun sequence nucleotide sequence GATACGGAGCATTTCAAGAATATGAGTGGCATTATCCATACTTGCTTTGCAAAAGACATATCAATCATCTACAAAAAAAATATGAGAGATATATGGTGCTTTCTGTTCTATCTTGATGCCTTGAATCAACTTCTGAGACTCGTATTTTTGAATGAGAGAACTAAAACCCTCTATACACAACAAAAATAAATATGAGCTTAATGGATCTCCTTGCCTTATGCCACGTGATGGAGTAATTGAGCCAAACATTCGACCTGCATGTGACACCTAATATTCAACTGAGGAAATGCAAGACATGAATTGAGTAATTATTTTTTGAGCAAATCCCATTTTTTCTAACACCGCAGCCAAATAACTCCATTCTACATGGTCGTACGCCTTGCTCATGTCGATCTTTAGGGCCATCCAACTCTGCTTGCCTTTTGATTTTCTATTTAAAAAGTGCATTAGTTCATGGGACACCATTACGTTATCTATAATTAACCTACCGGGGATGAATGCACTTTGAGTTGCAGAAATCAGACCATCAATCAATTTCTTGAGGCGATTCACCAAAACTTTAGATATGACCTTGTAAAGAACATTGCAGAGGGATATTGGTGTAATGTATGTCATTGCTTGTGGGTGTCTCTTTTCTGGAATGAGAGCTATATTAGTGGTAACCAAATGATTGTCGATTTTGCCATCCTCAAAGAATTTCTGCACTGTTTTGACCACATCTTCCTTGactatatgccaaaatttctGATATAACCTGGTGTAATTCCATCTGGACCCGAACTCTTGTCCGGATGCATATGAAAAAGTGCTTCTTTGACTTCAAACTCCTCGACAGGTTTGAGCAGCATTTCATTATGATCATCATTCAGTTTATTCTCCATATAATTAGTAACTTCCTCCTATTTTGTCTGGGATGCTGTAAAGAGATCATCAAAATAGTTGATTACCATATTTTCTAACCCAGAATTCCAATCAACTAGTCCACCGTCTCTGTCTTTAAGTGAAGTGATCTTGTTAATTGCTCTTCTCTTTTTAACTGATGCATGGAAAAACTTAATGTTACTGTCACCCTCACGTAACCATAATTGCTTAGAATGCTGTCTCCAAAACACCTCATGTTGTGTGTAGATTTCAGATAGCTTCCTCTGTTCGTGTTTAATTAATTCAACTGAGTTATCATCTCGTCGTCCTTTCAGAGTCTTCAAAATTCTTTTACAACTTTTAATTCTCTGCTTGAAGTTGCCTGTGATTTCTTGACCCCAAGCTGATAGAATATTTAAACACTCCTTTAATTTATCAAACAGTGAAAGATGTTCGTGCTCTGCCCATACTTCTGCCACAATCTGCTGGCACATTGTCTCATGAAGCCATGCATTTTCGAACTTAAACCTCTGAGTTCTGGCAATATAATTCTTATCTTGAAGTGCTAGTAAGATAGGACAGTGATCGGACGTCGAAATCTCCAGATTAATCAGCTTGGCTACCTCAAACATTGCTTGGAAAGAAACATTTACGAGTGCTCTATCAAGGCGTACTTCTATCCACTGTGAAGTGCCTACCCCTCTCTCCCACATGTACCGATGACCTTGCAAATCCATATCTATGAGTTGGCATTCTTCTAGGACATCTCGAAACCCTTGAACTAAGTTGTGTGGATATGGTCTACCACCTTTTTTGTCATTTTGGGAGACCACATTATTAAAATCCCTAATTAGGCACCAAGGTAGATTGTTGTACATGGCTAAAGTACGAAGCAAATTCCATATTTCAGATCTTTTCCTTCTATCTGGCTCGCTATACACTCCTGTTACTCTATACAACTGGCATTGCTTATTATGATTTGTCAAGTCAATATGGTTCTTACTATATGAGTTTAAATTCACCACATCATTATTTCTAAATAAAAAGTCAATACCTCCACTGTGGCCTTGAGTTTCAACAATTACCATCCCTTCAAAACCTATTCGATTTTGAAGCTTCTCCACTGTATTACGCTTGCATAGAATCTCGCTTAATAACAAAAAATCGGGATGCTTTTGGATTACAATCTCCGTTAGGAATTGGAAAGCCCACGGGGTCCCATGCCCGTGGCAATTCCAGCTTAAGGTTTTCATGATGATAGGTGAGCATCCTTCTGGATACCCTCCTTTATTCCATTTTTTGACAGTTCATGTGATACTATGTTGTCTTGTTTTTCGCTGCTTAATTCATCATGTACTTCCATGATCACATCTTTGTTTAGACCCATATTATTGTATGAGTCCAGCCCATCTCCAGTTCGTCTTTTTTTTTATCTCAATTACAGTAAAATCTTTTCTGATATTTTCACTCTCCGTGATTGTAGCTGAAAGATTTTTCTCCATAACGGATTCTGTTCCCGCTCCTGAATTTTCTACTTGAAATTTAAATTTTCCTTGATTTTCTCCTCCCAAACTACCTTCCGGATTTTTTTGGCTCTGATTGTGGAACATTTACTCCGGTCTCTTCCTTCATGTACCCACTTTGATTCGCTGTTTTCGATGTACTGCTACTACCTGCCATCTCCGTTTTCAACCATTTAGCACCTATGGGCTTAACATGTCCACGAAACGGTGCTCTCATGAAAGAACCATAAGGCTTCACTACTTTTTTTTCAGTGAGTTCAAATAACTTGCTACAGAATTTCTCTGAATGGCCTACCACACCACAGATGAAGCAAAATGTTGGAACGTTTTTGTACTTAAAATTCACCCAGAACCACTCTTCTCCTGCCATCTTAATTTTCATTCGACGTTTTAATAGAGAACTAAGATTGATGTTGACTCTTACCCGCATATATTCCCTCCATACGCCTATGAAATTGCTAGAAAAGCTGCTGACAAACTGCCCAATGAAATTGCCAATTCCTTTTAGTACTTTCTCTGACATGAACCCTATTTTTAGGCCATGTATTTGAACCCAGAGTTCCATAGTGCTCAGATCTACCAGTATTGGATTTTCTCCTTCTTTTAGGCGTGCCATTACCAAAGCTCGTTTGTTGAAAGACCATGGACAACCTTCCATGACTCGTTTGACGTCTAAGTCATGATAAAATTGAAATAGATACAGATTAATATCTAATTCCTTCATGTATACACCTTTTCCTGGTATCCATAATGCGTCTAGTGTATGTTGCATTGTTAAAAAATCTACCCTGACTTCTGTTATGAAATGACCCACAATACATAATTTTGGATCAACTCCTTGAATGATTTGATTATGCTCCTCCTCCTCTGCTAAGATCTCGAATCTTGCTTCCTCCTCGTCCTCTAACGACACCATTTCCATGCCATGTATTAAACTCTCTGTATAACTCATACTGAAATTTCTGAATGAAAGAAAGATGGACTAAAAGAAACGATGCTATAAAACAAGACACACGACACAAACTCAGACTTCACACCATGTCAAAATGACAAGACACTATGTATCTAATTATCAAAATGAAGCATTATCAAAATAGGGATACCTATGTAATATATGAATACTTGGATTTTAAATTCCCAGGAGTAGTGCCCTATCAATGCATTTATTACATGTAGCATTACTAGTCTCGATCATGAGAGGTATTTTGGAGGAACAATAGCTAAAGGTTCATCTGAAAAAATGGAGGACGGTTGAAATAAACTTGATGGTTCCATAGTCGTAATATTACGAAATGGTAAAATATGTTCAACAAATTGAACATTTCGAGACACAAACACTTTTTGTGTGTCCAAGTTTAAGAGACGATAGCCTTTTTGACCATATGGGTATCCTAGCAGGATACATTTAGATACTCAAGAAGCAAATTTGTCTGCAGGTTTTGGAATTACAGATGCATAACAGAGAGAGCCAAAAACTCGAATATTACTATAATCAGGAGTTTTATTGGACATGATATGATGTGGAGATTTACCACCCAAAACAGCAGTAAGTAGTCTATTTAACAGATAGGTGGTTGTCAGGAGACTATCACCCCAAAAACGAATTGGTAAATTGGCATGAAAGCGTAGAGCTCGCGCAATGTTCAACAATAGACGATGTCTTCTTTCCACAcaaccattttgttgtggtgtatATACACAACTAGTCTGATGAATAACCTCCATAGACTTTAATGTTTGAGACAACTCTTTATTTAGAAACTCAGTACCATTGTCTGTACGAAGTATTTTTACAGTAGCTCCAAACTGGTTTTGCACATAGGCCAAAAACTCTATTATGATTGAAGCTACCTGTGATTTGCTGGATAATAAAAATACCCATGTGGTCCTAGACTTATCTTCTAAAAGAGTTAAAAATTGATTGCAGTTATCTTGTAGTCCTAGCATAAGGACCCCACATGTCAGCATAAACTAATTGGAACAACTCAGTTGAACAAGCAGAACTATTGGGAAAGGGTAAAACAGATTGTTTAGAAAAATGATAGGAATCACAATCTTGAAAAGTAGAAGTAAATTTTACAGACAATTGTTGTAAAACAGATGCAGGGACATGTCCCAATCTGGCATTCCAGATATCAAAAGAAACCGTAGTAACGTGATTACAATATAAATCAAAACTAGTAGCATTAGAAATCATAGCAGCACTGAGAGACTCAGAAACATCTAGAGATGCAGAATTGAGCAAGTAAAGACCATCTCTGTTATTACCAATCTCTAACTCCCTCTTCCAAGTAGAGGCCTGATTGTAACAGGAGGAAGCAGAGAAAGTAGCAGTAATATTAGAATCTTTAAGAAGTTTAGAAATGGACAACATATTGTGAGTAAAAGTAGGAACACACAAAACTTGATGAAGAATAATACCAGATTTGAACTTGACATCACCAACATGAGTAACACTAATAGTTGTACCATTAGGAAGCTGTAGTTCAGCTGAACATTGTATAGGATTACTCAAAGCATCTAAACTAGCAGTGATATGATCAGTTGCTCCCGAGTTAATAATCCATTGATTTTTAACTGAAAAACATTGGAAGTAAACAATGTACCCGTTAGATGAACAGTATTGGCATAGGGCCAAGTAGATGCAGTTGTCTCAGCACTAGGATCTTTCAAGCTGGTTTGTAGCAGTTGTACTAGATTTTGAAATTGACTATCTGACAGTCCATGAGATGAAGCACTTACTTCATTTTTGATGGCACTAGATGCACTAGAAGAGCCAGAGATATCAGTAGAAGTAACCTGAGCTGCACTTGCACGCTGAGTAATACCAATCCTTGGTTTCGATTTTGGTTTACCATAAAGTCTATGCAGAGAGGGATAACCAACAACACAAAAATACTAATCTTTTAAATGACCAGGCATCTGACAGTATTCACAGATGAGAGAAGCATCTGCATTTTGTTTCTTCATGAAACCACCAGTATTCAGACTACTACCTGGAGTTCTAGCTGAAAAATGCCCTAGAACACTACTTCGAACATTGAGTGCAACATTTGCAGTATTGAAACCAGTCAAATTATGTACATCTCGTTGATTTTCTTCTTGAAATAGCATAGCATAACACTTGCTTAGTGTAGGTATAGGATTCATTAGTAAAATTTGCcctcaaattgaagaaaatccATCACTCAAGCCCATAAGAAATTGCATCAACTGAATGTTCAAATCATAGACACTAAGTCTGTTGTTAATTTCACATGAGCATTTGTTACATTCACACTTAGGTCTAATAGTTAAACTATCCAATTCATCGATCAGAGTTTTATACTTCGTAAAATAGGCAGTGACACTCATGGATCCTTGAGATAACTGAGTAATTTCTTTTCGAAGATTAAACAACTCAGGTAGATTGCTTTGTGTATATCTCATTGCTAATTCTTTCCAGATTAGATGAGTAGAATCCATGTATATAATACTGTTACGTATATCAGGAGAAACAGAGTTAAGTAGCCACGATATTACCATATAATTACAATGATTCCAGTGTTCTACAAGAGCAGAAGATGTCGCTGGTTTAGCATTGGATCCATCAACAAATCCTAATTTCATCTTTGTTGATATAGCAATTTCTATTGATCTACTCCATTGCAAGTAATTTTGTTCATTGAGAATGATTATAGTCAAACTCATTCCATGATTATCAGATATAGACAgatagtgttagatatatttgataatgtcatggctaatattatttatgtttagttttcagatcttacttaaacaggataaatcagtacttactggaagtcaggacttaaggatatcagtacttatattatcaggagataatcatcagaagatggatatcagaacttaagtgctgaaggacgttcagataaggacatcagctaattaaaggaaagaagatcgagataaacataagaagagatatgcatgaagaaggagttctatgaagaatagaatacttggaagaaaagatatctgattgatatattttaggaagcagaattatattccatatcaattagcgattatcttgtaactgtgtagtatataaacacagacatagggtttacactacaagtgttatcatatttgagaagattattcattgtaaccctagcagctctcgtgatatttgttcatcactgagaggtaacagttccatactgtaacagagtttattgtttcaataaagtttgttttctgttacttgagatattaaagttcgatttgattgtactttacactatattaaccccctctacagtgtatgtgacctaacaagtggtatcagagcctatctgttaacgcacatacagtttaagatccaaacacaatcatgtctgacacagaaactccaactaagcctaccaaaactgaagaacctccaaagacacaaattcaaagtcggtatgagaccatcagagttcccatactgagaccatctgaatatgccatatggaaggtgaggatgaccatgtttctggaagctacagatccagaatatcttgatagaatcaaggaaggacgtcaccttaccttcaaagtcaggagttaagagtcggtctgttagatataagccacaaaatccttgttttcattgtggtagtttatggcattccatttatacttgtaaggaatatcatagcttgtactatgattattatcaaataaaaccttctttaaagaaagtttccattgttccttctagtgtaaattctgattcaaagtttgatagtgtaaattctgataagaaaaatgttaacataaactctgatgctaaatccgctgcaaatgttaacaaacttgataaggccaaaggatccaagcaagtctgggtccttaaaactaatcattagtggtctttgtgattgcaggacaacaggaaaaatatcctagttctggacagtggatgttcaggacatatgactggaaataaagccctgctatcagactttgtggagaaagctggcccaagtgtttcttatggagatggaaacattggaaaaacattgggatatggcaatatcaatcttgggaatgtcatcattaaagaagtagctctagtctcaggacttaaacacaatctgctgagtataagtcaaagctgtgacagaggttatcatgttgatttctttgaagaacactgtgaagttgtgagtaaatctaaaggcaaagttgttctgaaaggatacagacgtggtaacatttatgaagctaagctttcaacaagtactgatggttctgcaatctgtctgatgagtagagcatcaattgaagaaagctggaattggtacaagaaactctctcatttaaatttcaacaatataaatgaactagtcaagaaagatcttgtgagaggactgccaaagtcagtatttgctcctgatggcctttgtgattcttgtcagaaggccaaacaaagaaaatcttcattcaaaagcaagactgaatcatcaattcttaagccttatcatctactacatgttgatctatttggtccagtgaatgtcatgtctattacaaagaagaaatatgccttggtcatagtagatgagttcactagatacacatgggtgtatttcttgcacataaaaagtgaaactgcatctatcttgattgatcatgtcaaacaactggataaattggtcaaagactttgtgaaaaccataaggagtgataatggcactgagttcaagaatttgataatggaagagttctgcaaaaaccatggaattaagcatgaattctctgctcctggaactctacatcaaaatggagttgttgaaagaaagaatagaactctcattgaagctgcacgtacaatgcttgaagaagcaaagcttccaacctatttctgggctgaagctgtgcagactgcttgttttactcaaaatgcaacactcattaacaagcaaggaaagacaccatatgagatggtgaagaaaaaaaagccaaatatgaagtattttcatgtatttggatgcaagtgttttgttctccagactcatcctaaacagctatccaaatttgatctaaaagctgatgaaggctttgttggatatccactttccacaaaagccttcagagtctataatctgagaacaagagtggtcatggaatctatcaatgtctcttttgatgacaagaagattactggacttgaagattttattgatcatgatcagctgagatttgcaaatgaagactcaaattctgatactgaaaatcctgacaatctaagtcctgatactgtaaactctgatggattaaacactgatgttattgaaactgtggtaactatgccaaaggaagatgcatctatgcagggggagcatactcaagatcttaccacatctcaaaaagcatcagaacatacatctggctcttcaagttctgattcgtcaagttctgataagccaagttctgatagttctgatagttctgaaaatctaaattctgaagaatccaactcagagagcatagtttcagggggagcatcagaaaatgaaaatgaagacagcatggatcatgggggagcatccaattctagagaaaaccttccatctgcaaggaagtggactaaatcacatacacctgatttgataattggaaatcctgatgcaggtgtcagaactagaacaggtacttcaaatgaatgtctttacaattcttttctttctcagactgagccaaagaaagtggaagaagctcttcaagatgctgattgggtgcaagcaaggcaggaagagttaaatgaatttgaaagaaacaaagtctggaccctagtgccaagaccaaagaatagatctgttgttggtacaaagtgggtattcagaaacaaaactgacagtgatggcataattacaagaaataaggcaaggctggttgcaaaaggatattctcaacaggagggaattgattatgatgaaacatttgcaccagttgctaggttagaagccataaggatatttttggcttatgctgctcacaaaaagtttactgtcttttaaatggatgtgaaaagtacttttctcaatggataattggaggaggaagtatatgttgaacaacctccaggctttgtagattccaaatatccaaattatatctacaggctagataaagcactttatggacttaagcaagctcctagagcatggtatgagactttagctcaatttcttctggaaagtggatttaacagaggaacaatagacaaaacactgttctacctcaaccatggaaaagacttacttctggtccagatctatgttgatgatatcatttttggatctataaatgacagactttgcaagaagtttgccaaactgatgcagtcaaggtatcagatgagtatgatggggcaACTTAGCtatttttgggccttcaagtcaagcagaatgaagaaggcacttttatttgtcaaactaagtacaccagaaacttgctgaagaaatttggaatgcaagattgttcaagtgcatccattcccatggccactgcaacaaaactggataaggatactggtaaatcagtagatattactgattacagaggtatgattggctttctactctatctaactgctagtagacctgatatcatgtatgctacctgtctttgtgtaagatttcaagcagatccaagagaacctcacttaacagctgtgaaaagaattttcaagtatcttaaaggaacaactgatctgggattgtggtatcccacagaatcagattttaaactaataggttactcagatgcagattttgcaggttgcaaaattgacaggaaaagcataagtggaagctgccaacttcttggaggcagattggtttcttggtttagcaagaaacaaaagtcaatttccacatcaactgcagaagcagagtatattgctgcaggaagctgttgtgcacagattctttggatgaagaatcagttattggactatgggttaacatatttcaaaatccctatttactgtgataatcaaagtgttattgctatgacaggtaatccagttcaacaatctatgacaaagcacatcagcatcaggtaccacttcatcagggaacatgtggatgaaggtacagtggaattgcactttgttccaacagatcaacaactagcagatatcttcacaaaaccattgtgtgaagctacttttacaagattggtaaatgaacttggaatggtttcaggttctttctctaaatctgcttagttttgttctgatgtatcagactttatgatcagtatttacagaatttactctCCTTGTGttttctgtgcttaattgaaaaatgtgcttaagtactaactgttgtctgatatatgtttctaaactctaaaaatgatatgactgtttgtgtaactattcaatcctatgaggataattgtgctagatgctgacctagtagtcttcaataaataagggatcccatgttagaagtaattatttttgtggaaattcattgacacaagcaaattctgatattgagcttagttgagtttactttgtctatcttattactaagtcacaaagtagaatattgcttctcatctgttgagttatgatgctagtaaatctgtttggatgtactaagtgttgataaacctcacttatcaaaagaaaaagaaaaagaatcaaggattaaaattcaggtactcctttgagatctagagtacaaatgtggaaggaacgacccaagtgcattgctggtattaagtaaatatgcatcagaaaagcaaaatattttcttggtgacttttcacactctatgattactggagaaatactctgataatagcataaattctgataagcagtcgtgactcacttacactgagaagccactgtaaaatggaatttaaaaagatgcacaaaattagcacaaaatagttgaggtggactccagcatgaactcattcaactgtaggtttcagaataatgacaggtttttagtaaagttttagttatgccttatttctaagatgtactgaagtgaatcatacttttctctttgtctgatatttggcttaatgcacacactaaacactccatatgaatgatgaaaattactgtggcgatctatgttattttagatgaacagtaattgtgtcacattgcacaaattctgagtacaagttctgattgcacgttctgatgattaagttctgaagaatctatatcagaacttgtgtgaggacttactaagataggcattcatttttcgagttaagaaatcatgttctgatgactgttaagttctgatataagtctaagttctgatattaaaatctgaTTCTTTACTTGCCTTATTTGTGGATTCAATttaaaaacagtctcagtttaaaccagaatatgttgaagtggaagattaacattcactatatttagggatagtggtactcgtacatgcacagtcaatttttacttgctacttgtgcgcattaaaccatgttttacctttccaatgactgtttttctttttccaagtctggggagacgaggtagaataaattctacctgtcagcattaaatttctttgcgtctcctggcattctcttgcctatataaacaaccacttcaatcagccttcccatcaaatcttttatcacaaactcaccttcatcatccttatatcaaaaacatcatggtcaattacaatatgtttttaaactatgaaacatttaacatggagctgagttgtgccgattggcagcaggaatggcacctcactgccattcctgatgagatatgggactccgttccccaggaggtacttacccacctcctgttcttctatatggactaccatcgccatctggagcgattggaggaggaaaggctggaag carries:
- the LOC141691911 gene encoding uncharacterized protein LOC141691911; the encoded protein is MKTLSWNCHGHGTPWAFQFLTEIVIQKHPDFLLLSEILCKRNTVEKLQNRIGFEGMVIVETQGHSGGIDFLFRNNDVVNLNSYSKNHIDLTNHNKQCQLYRVTGVYSEPDRRKRSEIWNLLRTLAMYNNLPWCLIRDFNNVVSQNDKKGGRPYPHNLVQGFRDVLEECQLIDMDLQGHRYMWERGVGTSQWIEVRLDRALVNVSFQAMFEVAKLINLEISTSDHCPILLALQDKNYIARTQRFKFENAWLHETMCQQIVAEVWAEHEHLSLFDKLKECLNILSAWGQEITGNFKQRIKSCKRILKTLKGRRDDNSVELIKHEQRKLSEIYTQHEVFWRQHSKQLWLREGDSNIKFFHASVKKRRAINKITSLKDRDGGLVDWNSGLENMVINYFDDLFTASQTK